In one window of Flavobacterium ginsengisoli DNA:
- a CDS encoding DNA-formamidopyrimidine glycosylase family protein, which produces MPEGPSIVILKEEAKQFTGQKVISVSGNTHADISRLDNKTVLAFKTWGKHFLICFDSFTVKIHLLMFGTYRINERKVSKPRLSLVFDNGELNFYTCSIKILEGDINSYYDWSVDVMNENWNPKKAQLSIEKMPEKMICDVILDQDIFSGVGNIIKNEVLYRCYVHPESIVEKIPPHVKSQIIGECSTYSFEFLYWKKKFELKKHWEAYTKSVCLRCNLPFQKKQTGERKRRSFFCPNCQQLYI; this is translated from the coding sequence ATGCCCGAAGGTCCGTCTATAGTAATCTTAAAAGAAGAAGCGAAACAGTTTACAGGACAGAAAGTGATTTCTGTGTCTGGGAATACTCATGCAGATATTTCTCGTCTAGACAATAAAACTGTGCTTGCTTTTAAAACCTGGGGAAAACATTTTTTAATTTGTTTTGATTCTTTTACTGTAAAAATTCATCTGTTGATGTTTGGAACCTACCGAATAAACGAACGTAAGGTATCTAAACCCAGATTAAGTTTAGTATTTGATAATGGAGAACTTAATTTTTATACTTGTTCGATTAAAATTCTAGAAGGTGACATTAATTCGTATTACGATTGGAGTGTTGATGTAATGAATGAAAATTGGAATCCGAAGAAAGCACAGTTGAGTATTGAGAAAATGCCCGAAAAAATGATTTGCGATGTGATTCTGGATCAAGATATTTTTTCTGGAGTGGGGAACATCATAAAAAATGAAGTTTTATATCGCTGTTATGTTCATCCCGAATCGATTGTAGAAAAAATTCCTCCTCATGTAAAAAGTCAGATTATTGGCGAATGTTCGACTTACAGCTTCGAATTTTTGTATTGGAAGAAGAAGTTTGAACTCAAGAAACATTGGGAAGCCTATACTAAAAGTGTTTGTTTAAGATGTAATCTGCCATTTCAAAAAAAACAGACTGGAGAACGAAAACGCAGAAGTTTTTTCTGCCCTAACTGCCAACAATTATATATATGA
- a CDS encoding DUF5661 family protein: MGTKSGAYQDVYIKREDQMVSLKNDVVDFCEKYIKPIHPKDWDWSVRDFENPKNDPTIAEARAIANVVFKDLNDKKHTDVDLSTMNNVHAIKAYLDPKSKHEAFNMEEFAFALKVELEHGRVKDVNVTNNHPFLTAMIALAHMTESLTYYKRLKVMEAEGEIYEIVRKLETSPVGKEKWYIELGKAEQELNEARAGLAERLARMDDIPVLKIIGD, translated from the coding sequence ATGGGAACAAAAAGCGGTGCTTATCAGGATGTTTACATTAAAAGAGAAGATCAAATGGTAAGCCTAAAAAATGATGTGGTAGATTTTTGTGAAAAATACATAAAACCGATTCATCCTAAAGATTGGGATTGGTCGGTTCGTGATTTTGAAAATCCTAAAAATGACCCGACAATTGCAGAGGCAAGAGCTATTGCAAATGTTGTTTTTAAAGATTTAAATGATAAAAAACATACCGATGTTGATCTTTCGACAATGAATAATGTGCATGCGATAAAAGCCTATTTGGATCCGAAAAGTAAACATGAAGCTTTTAATATGGAAGAATTTGCTTTTGCCTTAAAAGTTGAATTGGAACACGGCAGAGTAAAAGATGTAAATGTGACCAATAATCATCCTTTTTTAACTGCTATGATTGCACTTGCACACATGACGGAAAGTTTGACTTATTATAAAAGACTGAAAGTGATGGAAGCAGAGGGAGAAATCTACGAAATTGTTAGAAAATTAGAAACATCGCCAGTTGGAAAAGAAAAATGGTATATAGAATTGGGCAAAGCCGAACAAGAACTTAACGAAGCCAGAGCAGGATTAGCAGAACGCTTGGCGCGTATGGACGATATTCCAGTATTGAAGATTATTGGAGATTAA
- a CDS encoding pyridoxamine 5'-phosphate oxidase family protein yields MFCTYNEYRIQSRPMSVQKIDDLGQLWFLSDRNSGQNAEITLNPMVEIFFAEPHDKFLTLHGTASISYDRETIEELWNPAVKIWMPGGVDDPNLSVIKFVPEDGYYWNNKNGKMVAIAKMTAALVTGKTMDDGIEGSLKL; encoded by the coding sequence ATGTTTTGCACATATAACGAATACAGAATTCAATCTCGACCAATGTCTGTTCAGAAAATTGACGACTTGGGACAGCTATGGTTCTTATCTGACAGAAATAGCGGTCAGAATGCCGAAATTACTTTAAATCCGATGGTCGAAATTTTCTTTGCAGAACCTCACGATAAGTTTTTAACGCTTCATGGAACAGCCAGTATTTCGTACGACCGAGAAACTATTGAGGAATTATGGAATCCTGCAGTAAAAATCTGGATGCCGGGCGGTGTAGACGATCCGAATTTGAGTGTTATAAAATTTGTTCCTGAAGATGGTTATTATTGGAACAACAAAAACGGAAAAATGGTTGCTATTGCTAAGATGACCGCTGCATTAGTAACGGGAAAAACAATGGATGACGGAATTGAAGGAAGTTTGAAATTGTAG
- a CDS encoding DUF7218 family protein, with amino-acid sequence MPNPRIKNEAQYEALVKKGYSKEKSARIANTPDAGKKGGKAKPYDEWTKEELLKQASKVGIKGRSYMNKEKLIDSLRNN; translated from the coding sequence ATGCCAAATCCAAGAATTAAGAATGAAGCGCAATATGAAGCATTGGTAAAAAAAGGATACAGCAAAGAGAAATCGGCACGTATTGCCAACACGCCAGATGCGGGAAAGAAAGGCGGAAAAGCAAAGCCTTATGACGAATGGACCAAAGAAGAACTTTTGAAACAAGCCAGTAAAGTGGGAATAAAAGGAAGATCTTATATGAATAAAGAGAAACTAATTGATTCTTTAAGAAATAATTAA
- a CDS encoding DUF1328 domain-containing protein, with translation MLRWTVTFIILAIVAGIFGFGGIAAGAASIAKILFFIFLVLFVISLISGRSTRV, from the coding sequence ATGTTACGTTGGACAGTCACTTTTATTATTCTAGCCATAGTGGCGGGAATATTTGGTTTCGGCGGAATTGCCGCTGGAGCTGCTAGTATAGCTAAAATTTTATTCTTTATATTTTTAGTTCTTTTCGTTATTTCTTTAATCAGCGGAAGATCAACAAGAGTATAG
- a CDS encoding DUF72 domain-containing protein: MKNQVKIGCSSFYNSFWKTVFYPQNLPSKKWFEFYCQHFDTYEFNGSFYKFPTVRIFQNWHNKTPDFFIFSVKVPKEITHIKKLIDCESRLNDFYNICKEGMNDKLGAILFQFPPSYAFSKEKLGAILGILNYDFKNVVEFRHESWWNDEVWNAFKANNITFCSVSHPNLPQTIFKDFPMLYIRFHGIPRLFHSSYSTKELQHINHKIQSKKGFVYFNNTASEAGILNALELKRMTV, encoded by the coding sequence ATGAAAAATCAAGTAAAAATAGGTTGTTCCAGCTTTTACAACAGTTTTTGGAAAACTGTTTTTTATCCTCAAAATCTTCCCTCTAAAAAATGGTTTGAATTTTATTGCCAACATTTTGACACTTATGAATTTAATGGCAGTTTTTATAAATTTCCGACCGTTCGCATTTTTCAAAATTGGCACAACAAAACGCCCGACTTTTTTATCTTTTCGGTCAAAGTGCCAAAAGAAATTACTCATATTAAAAAACTGATAGACTGCGAAAGCCGTTTAAACGATTTTTATAATATTTGTAAAGAAGGAATGAATGATAAACTTGGAGCTATTTTATTTCAGTTTCCGCCGAGTTATGCCTTTAGCAAAGAAAAACTAGGAGCAATACTAGGAATTTTAAACTACGATTTTAAAAATGTAGTAGAATTTCGTCATGAAAGCTGGTGGAATGATGAGGTTTGGAATGCATTTAAAGCAAATAATATTACATTCTGTAGTGTTAGCCATCCCAATCTTCCTCAGACTATTTTTAAAGATTTTCCAATGCTTTACATTCGTTTTCATGGAATTCCGAGATTGTTTCATTCTAGCTATTCTACAAAAGAATTACAGCACATAAACCATAAAATTCAATCTAAGAAAGGATTTGTCTATTTTAATAACACAGCAAGCGAAGCAGGTATTTTAAATGCTTTAGAATTGAAAAGAATGACTGTTTAA
- a CDS encoding ferritin-like domain-containing protein, whose amino-acid sequence MKTTDNKTATTAKETIPRGVTKPKSNAASGLTELFEDGLKDIYWAEKALTKALPTMVKNASSVELKDALDNHLTETEEQITRLEKVFEIVGKKATAKKCDAMEGLIEEAKGMLEETEIGVVRDAAIIAASQKIEHYEIATYGTLRQFAETLGLPEVATLLEQTLDEEKGADKMLTQVAVNAINLEAAEIE is encoded by the coding sequence ATGAAAACTACAGATAATAAAACAGCGACTACTGCAAAAGAAACGATTCCAAGAGGAGTAACAAAGCCCAAGTCGAACGCCGCATCGGGACTTACAGAATTGTTTGAAGATGGTCTAAAAGACATTTATTGGGCAGAGAAAGCATTGACAAAAGCCTTGCCGACAATGGTGAAAAATGCTTCTTCTGTTGAATTAAAAGATGCACTTGATAATCATTTAACTGAAACGGAAGAGCAAATTACTCGTTTGGAAAAAGTATTTGAAATTGTTGGTAAAAAAGCAACAGCCAAAAAATGCGACGCGATGGAAGGTTTGATTGAAGAAGCCAAAGGAATGTTGGAAGAAACCGAAATTGGAGTAGTGCGAGATGCCGCAATTATTGCAGCGAGTCAGAAAATTGAGCATTATGAAATTGCCACTTACGGTACTTTAAGACAATTTGCAGAAACGTTAGGTCTGCCAGAAGTCGCTACTTTATTGGAGCAAACGCTTGATGAAGAAAAAGGAGCAGATAAAATGCTTACACAAGTTGCTGTAAATGCTATAAATCTCGAAGCCGCCGAAATTGAATAA
- a CDS encoding DNA topoisomerase IB — translation MNAARKENLMNQLIKAPHLVIEKLDLEYINDKQLTIVRCREGENFVYKKNGKEVKSKNEIKRINSLVLPPAWENVRITGVTNGHLQAVGTDLKNRKQYRYHPKWNLIRNQTKFYKIAEFGAKLPSIRKQVDTDLEKKEWSKEKVIALVIRLMEETHIRIGNEKYAKDNKSYGLSTLRKRHININKNSLRFEFIGKKGKLHTITTRNKKLVKLVSRCEEIPGYEVFKYYDKNGERKVLDSHAVNEYLHNISGEYFSAKDFRTWAASIIFFESLMEMGITSEEKEIKQNIITAFDLTAEALGNTRKVCKDYYVHPLLISTYEDGSIQKYFDLAKKSRSTRKYFTKSEIAFSELIQNYEINLETPCS, via the coding sequence ATGAATGCGGCGAGAAAAGAAAATTTAATGAATCAGCTAATAAAAGCGCCACATCTAGTGATCGAAAAACTGGATTTAGAATACATTAATGATAAGCAATTGACAATTGTGCGCTGCCGTGAAGGAGAGAATTTCGTTTATAAAAAGAATGGAAAAGAGGTGAAGAGCAAAAACGAAATTAAACGAATTAATAGTTTGGTTCTTCCGCCCGCATGGGAAAATGTTCGCATCACAGGTGTTACAAATGGTCATTTACAAGCTGTTGGAACAGATCTAAAAAATAGGAAACAATATCGTTATCATCCAAAATGGAATCTGATTAGAAACCAAACAAAGTTTTATAAAATAGCTGAATTTGGAGCTAAACTACCATCCATAAGAAAACAAGTCGATACTGATTTGGAAAAGAAAGAATGGTCTAAAGAAAAAGTTATCGCTTTGGTAATCCGATTAATGGAAGAGACGCATATTCGAATCGGAAATGAGAAATATGCCAAAGACAACAAATCTTACGGACTTTCGACTCTTAGAAAACGACATATTAACATCAATAAAAATTCACTCAGATTTGAATTTATTGGTAAAAAAGGAAAACTTCATACCATTACAACCCGCAATAAAAAGTTGGTAAAATTGGTAAGCCGTTGCGAAGAAATTCCAGGTTACGAAGTTTTTAAATATTACGATAAAAATGGCGAAAGAAAAGTTTTGGATAGCCATGCTGTAAACGAATATCTGCACAATATTTCGGGAGAATATTTCAGTGCGAAAGACTTTAGAACTTGGGCGGCATCAATTATTTTCTTTGAAAGTTTAATGGAAATGGGAATCACTTCAGAAGAAAAAGAAATCAAACAGAATATCATAACTGCTTTTGATTTAACAGCTGAAGCTCTTGGAAATACAAGAAAAGTATGCAAAGATTATTACGTTCACCCGCTTTTGATTTCCACTTACGAAGACGGTTCTATTCAGAAATATTTCGATTTGGCAAAGAAAAGCCGAAGCACTCGAAAATATTTTACAAAATCGGAAATAGCGTTTTCTGAATTGATTCAGAATTACGAGATCAATTTAGAAACGCCTTGTTCATAA